A single Rubrivivax gelatinosus IL144 DNA region contains:
- a CDS encoding fumarylacetoacetate hydrolase family protein has product MKLLSFRNSRGKRSYGIRTERGIVDLGSRLGERFPSLRALLSVHGGIALARHHEASAPDYQEDEVSFLPVIEHPNKIFCVGMNYAAKRQEFNETNPAPTLFVRFPDSQTGHRCPVIKPAHSREFDYEGELAVIIGTGGRGIRREDALLHVAGYACYMDGSARDWQHTWFTAGKNWRETGAFGPWMVTSDELPDPQQLQLRTFLNGQQVQDDSTANMIHPVAALIEYISTFSLLSPGDVIITGSPGGVGKKRVPPLFMKAGDTIEVEISGIGRLSNVIADEVLEPFEGYEVPRVAETATA; this is encoded by the coding sequence ATGAAACTGCTCAGTTTCCGCAACAGCCGCGGCAAGCGCAGCTACGGCATCCGCACCGAACGCGGCATCGTCGACCTCGGCAGCCGCCTCGGCGAACGTTTCCCCTCGCTGCGTGCGCTGCTGTCGGTGCACGGCGGCATCGCACTGGCCCGCCACCACGAGGCGAGCGCGCCGGACTACCAGGAAGACGAGGTCAGCTTCCTGCCGGTCATCGAGCACCCGAACAAGATCTTCTGCGTCGGCATGAACTACGCCGCCAAGCGCCAGGAGTTCAACGAGACCAACCCGGCGCCGACGCTGTTCGTGCGTTTCCCCGACTCGCAGACCGGCCACCGCTGCCCGGTGATCAAGCCCGCGCACAGCCGCGAGTTCGATTACGAGGGCGAGCTCGCCGTGATCATCGGCACCGGCGGCCGCGGCATACGGCGTGAGGACGCGCTGCTGCACGTGGCCGGCTACGCCTGCTACATGGACGGCTCGGCGCGCGACTGGCAGCACACCTGGTTCACCGCCGGCAAGAACTGGCGCGAGACCGGTGCCTTCGGCCCGTGGATGGTGACCAGCGACGAGCTGCCCGACCCGCAGCAGCTGCAGCTGCGCACCTTCCTCAACGGCCAGCAGGTGCAGGACGACTCGACGGCCAACATGATCCATCCGGTGGCCGCGCTGATCGAGTACATCAGCACCTTCAGCCTGCTGTCGCCCGGCGACGTGATCATCACCGGCTCGCCCGGCGGCGTCGGCAAGAAGCGCGTGCCGCCGCTGTTCATGAAGGCCGGCGACACGATCGAGGTCGAGATCTCCGGCATCGGCCGGCTGTCCAACGTCATCGCCGACGAGGTGCTCGAGCCTTTCGAGGGCTACGAAGTGCCGCGCGTGGCCGAGACCGCCACCGCATGA
- a CDS encoding 2-hydroxycarboxylate transporter family protein, with the protein MSEASPATLEAVPGGTAPTGQKFWPHGWWRLMEAKVGVIPLPLFVLAGALVLALAKTKGGLTNELTVMAVTLAFFGFACGELGKRIPVIGKMGAAAICATFIPSALVYYGLLPDIVVEATTKFYKATGILYLYICCIIVGSIMSMDRRTLIQGFMKIVIPMACAAVAGMVVGTLTGVLVGKSVFETFFFIVLPCMAGGVGEGAIPLSIGFAEIMHQDQGEMFGRIIPMVMMANVVAIMLSGVLGAIGNRRPHLTGNGKLLPGSADDEELAAKSEASGKGLDVTGLAAAALMAISLYMVGMLGFRVIGLPAPVGMLFVAVLVKLTQAASPSLTEGARTVYKFFQTSVTYPVLFAVGVAITPWERLIAAFALDNIAVIVATVFAVVGTGFLVSRKLGMYPVDAAVVSCTQCGQGGTGDVAILSASNRMQLMPFAQIATRIGGAINVTVSLLVLSRLVA; encoded by the coding sequence ATGAGTGAAGCAAGCCCCGCAACCCTGGAGGCGGTGCCCGGCGGCACGGCCCCCACCGGGCAGAAGTTCTGGCCCCACGGCTGGTGGCGCCTCATGGAGGCCAAGGTCGGCGTCATACCGCTGCCGCTGTTCGTGCTGGCGGGCGCCCTGGTGTTGGCGCTGGCCAAGACCAAGGGCGGCCTGACCAACGAGCTGACGGTGATGGCCGTGACGCTGGCGTTCTTCGGTTTCGCCTGCGGCGAGCTCGGCAAACGCATCCCGGTGATCGGCAAGATGGGGGCGGCCGCGATCTGCGCGACCTTCATCCCGTCGGCGCTCGTCTACTACGGCCTGCTGCCGGACATCGTCGTCGAGGCGACGACGAAGTTCTACAAGGCCACCGGCATCCTCTACCTGTACATCTGCTGCATCATCGTCGGCAGCATCATGAGCATGGATCGCAGGACGCTGATCCAGGGCTTCATGAAGATCGTGATCCCGATGGCCTGCGCGGCGGTCGCCGGCATGGTCGTCGGCACGCTGACCGGCGTGCTCGTCGGCAAGAGCGTCTTCGAGACCTTCTTCTTCATCGTGCTGCCGTGCATGGCCGGCGGTGTCGGTGAAGGCGCGATCCCGCTGTCGATCGGCTTCGCCGAAATCATGCATCAGGACCAGGGCGAGATGTTCGGCCGGATCATCCCGATGGTGATGATGGCCAACGTCGTGGCGATCATGCTCTCCGGCGTGCTCGGCGCGATCGGCAACCGCCGTCCGCACCTGACCGGCAACGGCAAGCTGCTGCCCGGCAGTGCCGACGACGAGGAACTCGCCGCCAAGAGCGAAGCCTCCGGCAAGGGCCTCGACGTCACCGGCCTGGCCGCCGCGGCGCTGATGGCCATCAGCCTGTACATGGTCGGCATGCTGGGCTTCCGCGTGATCGGTCTGCCGGCGCCGGTGGGCATGCTGTTCGTCGCCGTGCTGGTCAAGCTGACCCAGGCCGCGTCGCCGTCGCTGACCGAAGGTGCACGCACGGTCTACAAGTTCTTCCAGACCTCGGTGACCTACCCGGTGCTGTTCGCCGTCGGCGTCGCCATCACGCCCTGGGAACGCCTGATCGCCGCCTTCGCGCTGGACAACATCGCCGTCATCGTCGCCACCGTCTTCGCGGTGGTCGGCACCGGCTTCCTGGTCTCGCGCAAGCTCGGCATGTACCCGGTCGACGCCGCGGTCGTGTCCTGCACGCAGTGCGGCCAGGGCGGCACCGGCGACGTCGCCATCCTGTCGGCTTCCAACCGCATGCAGCTGATGCCGTTCGCGCAGATCGCCACGCGCATCGGCGGCGCCATCAACGTGACCGTCTCGCTGCTGGTGCTGTCGCGCCTGGTGGCCTGA
- a CDS encoding phosphoethanolamine transferase: MLRRLLSLRLNPVQLGWVAALFFASFGNLVLWHSLGPKVEIAGLHGLLFAISLPVFLFCLLNLLLAPVVALPYLRKPLLALLVVIAAACQYFMFEYQVLIDRSMVQNVFETNQAELGSYLSAPLMLTILLLGVLPAGALLALRVQQDGRARQVAMQWLANAFVTLAVLAAVTLVFYKDYASLLRNNRQIKDQVLPLNFVRSTHGYLKRQFSAKSQPLRTVAEDATRAAPAAGARPKLVILVVGETARAQNFQLNGYHRATNPLLAQRGDVISFRNVASCGTATAVSLPCMFSRLPRADYDEVRAATEENLLDVLQRTGLDILWRNNNNGGCKGQCERVPSEDMPALKVAGSCLNQDGTCYDEVLLHRLDERITAMPGDALIVLHQIGSHGPTYFERYPPQARVFSPTCDSNQIQKCSNEALVNTYDNTLVYTDSMLGKTIELLQSYSAERDVALVYVSDHGESLGERGMYLHGTPYLIAPKEQTQVPMLMWFSPEFARNARLGLACLRANASEKAYSHDNLYHSVLGLFGVKTKVYQRDLDLFAACRETAPAT; encoded by the coding sequence GTGCTTCGACGTCTGCTGTCCCTGCGGCTCAATCCGGTGCAACTGGGCTGGGTCGCCGCGCTCTTCTTCGCCAGCTTCGGCAACCTCGTGCTGTGGCACTCGCTGGGGCCCAAGGTCGAGATCGCCGGCCTGCACGGCCTGCTCTTCGCGATCAGCCTGCCGGTCTTTCTCTTCTGCCTGCTGAACCTGCTGCTGGCGCCGGTCGTGGCGCTGCCGTATCTGCGCAAGCCGCTGCTGGCGCTGCTCGTCGTCATCGCCGCGGCCTGCCAGTACTTCATGTTCGAGTACCAGGTGCTGATCGACCGCAGCATGGTCCAGAACGTCTTCGAGACGAACCAGGCCGAGCTCGGTTCGTATCTGTCGGCGCCGCTGATGCTGACGATCCTCCTGCTCGGCGTGTTGCCGGCCGGCGCGCTGCTGGCGCTGCGTGTGCAGCAGGACGGGCGGGCGCGCCAGGTGGCGATGCAGTGGCTGGCCAACGCCTTCGTGACGCTGGCCGTGCTGGCCGCCGTGACGCTGGTGTTCTACAAGGACTACGCCTCGCTGCTGCGCAACAACCGACAGATCAAGGACCAGGTGCTGCCGCTGAACTTCGTGCGCAGCACCCACGGTTACCTGAAGCGCCAGTTCAGCGCGAAATCCCAGCCGCTGCGCACGGTGGCCGAAGACGCGACGCGTGCTGCGCCGGCGGCCGGCGCACGGCCCAAACTGGTGATCCTCGTCGTCGGCGAAACCGCGCGCGCGCAGAACTTCCAGCTCAACGGTTATCACCGGGCGACAAACCCCCTGCTGGCGCAACGCGGAGACGTCATCAGCTTTCGCAACGTAGCGTCCTGCGGCACGGCGACGGCGGTTTCGCTGCCCTGCATGTTCTCGCGTCTGCCGCGCGCGGACTACGACGAGGTGCGTGCGGCCACCGAGGAAAACCTGCTCGACGTGCTGCAGCGCACCGGCCTGGACATCCTCTGGCGCAACAACAACAACGGCGGCTGCAAAGGCCAGTGCGAGCGTGTGCCCAGCGAGGACATGCCGGCGCTGAAGGTCGCCGGCTCGTGCCTCAACCAGGACGGGACCTGCTATGACGAGGTTCTGCTGCACCGGCTCGACGAACGCATCACCGCGATGCCGGGCGACGCGCTGATCGTGCTGCACCAGATCGGCAGCCACGGCCCGACCTACTTCGAGCGTTATCCGCCGCAGGCCAGGGTCTTCAGCCCGACCTGCGACAGCAACCAGATCCAGAAGTGCAGCAACGAAGCGCTGGTCAACACCTACGACAACACCCTGGTCTACACCGACAGCATGCTCGGCAAGACCATCGAGCTGCTGCAGAGCTATTCAGCCGAGCGCGACGTGGCGCTGGTCTACGTCTCCGACCACGGTGAATCGCTGGGCGAGCGCGGCATGTATCTGCACGGCACGCCCTACCTCATCGCACCCAAGGAACAGACCCAGGTGCCGATGCTGATGTGGTTCTCGCCGGAGTTCGCGCGCAATGCCCGCCTGGGCCTGGCCTGCCTGCGCGCCAACGCGAGCGAAAAAGCCTACAGCCACGACAACCTGTACCACTCGGTGCTCGGGCTGTTCGGCGTGAAAACCAAGGTCTACCAGCGTGATCTGGACCTTTTTGCCGCCTGCCGCGAAACGGCGCCGGCGACCTAA
- the citD gene encoding citrate lyase acyl carrier protein yields the protein MQIVKEALAGTLESSDLLVKVAPAADGRLELVIESEVMRQFGAQIRRVVAETLERLGVTAGLVVVEDKGALDCAIRARVQTAVLRGAGQVQIDWSRLS from the coding sequence ATGCAAATCGTCAAGGAAGCCCTGGCAGGGACGCTGGAATCCAGCGACCTGCTGGTCAAGGTCGCTCCAGCCGCCGACGGGCGCCTGGAGCTGGTCATCGAGAGCGAAGTGATGCGCCAGTTCGGCGCCCAGATCCGCCGTGTCGTCGCCGAGACGCTGGAGCGCCTGGGCGTGACGGCCGGCCTCGTCGTCGTCGAGGACAAGGGGGCGCTGGACTGCGCCATTCGTGCCCGCGTGCAGACCGCCGTGCTGCGCGGTGCCGGGCAAGTGCAGATCGACTGGAGCCGACTGTCATGA
- a CDS encoding sensor histidine kinase, giving the protein MGFGLRAMTLRTRITVSFVALMVAAMAFVVAAEQLDYDELRAYVISESLHDEVRRLQAEIARGGAPAMPAGSEFYDEQTVPQGLRPYAPGYHALPKPGDGHLQVFELGGRRYYLLQDGEHYAYLEHVIDAYAALVILACILGAFWIGRKTSARVIAPITRLAEAVQNKQKPLPFQEASDEIGVLARAFARHSDELEQFLQRERCFAGDASHELRTPLAIIGGAAETLVHQLPADSHLTASAERIVRTVQEMQRQLACLLLLSRDPQTLARTEVPLRPLIEECMARCQPWLANKPVLLVVDAPAETRVDTHAELARSVIWNLLRNACQYTDEGEVRVTLQGSRLVISDTGPGLPPTLDPQQFRRFTPSARQSGEGLGLSIVQRIVEHLGWQMRVESSARGCRFTLLMAAAD; this is encoded by the coding sequence ATGGGATTCGGTTTGCGCGCGATGACGCTGCGCACGCGCATCACCGTGTCCTTCGTGGCGCTGATGGTGGCCGCGATGGCTTTCGTCGTCGCGGCGGAGCAGCTGGACTACGACGAGTTGCGGGCCTACGTGATCTCCGAGAGCCTGCACGACGAGGTTCGGCGGCTGCAGGCGGAGATCGCCCGCGGCGGTGCGCCCGCCATGCCGGCGGGCAGCGAGTTCTACGACGAGCAGACCGTGCCGCAAGGGCTGCGCCCGTATGCGCCGGGTTATCACGCGCTGCCCAAACCCGGCGACGGGCACCTGCAGGTATTCGAGCTCGGCGGCCGGCGCTACTACCTGCTGCAGGACGGCGAGCATTACGCCTATCTCGAGCACGTCATCGATGCCTACGCGGCGCTGGTGATCCTGGCGTGCATCCTGGGTGCCTTCTGGATCGGACGCAAAACCTCGGCGCGGGTCATCGCGCCGATCACGCGGCTGGCCGAGGCGGTGCAGAACAAGCAGAAACCTCTGCCGTTCCAGGAGGCCAGCGACGAAATCGGCGTGCTGGCGCGTGCTTTTGCCCGCCACAGCGACGAGCTCGAGCAGTTCCTGCAGCGTGAACGCTGTTTCGCCGGGGATGCCAGCCACGAGTTGCGCACGCCGCTGGCGATCATCGGCGGTGCCGCCGAAACCCTGGTGCACCAGTTGCCCGCCGACAGTCATCTGACGGCGAGCGCCGAGCGCATCGTGCGCACGGTGCAGGAGATGCAACGCCAGCTGGCCTGCCTGCTGCTGCTGTCGCGCGACCCTCAAACCCTGGCCAGAACCGAAGTGCCGCTGCGTCCGCTGATCGAAGAATGCATGGCGCGCTGCCAACCCTGGCTGGCGAACAAACCGGTGCTGCTGGTCGTCGACGCACCGGCCGAAACCCGTGTCGACACCCACGCCGAACTCGCCCGCAGCGTGATCTGGAACCTGCTGCGCAACGCCTGCCAGTACACCGACGAAGGCGAGGTGCGCGTCACGCTGCAGGGCTCGAGGCTGGTCATCTCGGATACCGGGCCGGGCCTGCCGCCCACCCTCGATCCGCAGCAGTTCCGGCGCTTCACGCCGAGCGCGCGTCAGAGCGGCGAAGGGCTGGGCCTGTCGATCGTGCAGCGCATCGTCGAGCACCTGGGCTGGCAGATGCGGGTCGAGAGTTCGGCGCGGGGCTGCCGCTTCACGCTGTTGATGGCGGCGGCGGATTAG
- the citC gene encoding [citrate (pro-3S)-lyase] ligase, with product MSDDIEFYAIDPREAPQERAEVRELLAQCDLDLEEGIETFVVGRHGRRLVACAGLDHNIVKCVATAPDWRGSSLSLTLMSEIVHLALERGHLHLFLYTRPRNVEFFAGCGFHALAEVPGHVSLMENTPVGISGYCRRLAAERRPGQRIGCIVMNANPFTRGHEYLVRLAAAQCDWLHLFVVREDVSQFSYRDRFALVHKGVAGVPRLTLHHGSEYMVSRASFPDYFFKEKGIVGDCCTAIDLLLFRDYIAPALGVTHRFVGTEPFCATTRKYNADMQYWLQQAPSAAPPVAVVEVPRTSCEGVPISASEVRRLLRAGHPGRIASLVPPDTLQLLNDKYSPVFRRERPEVSA from the coding sequence GTGAGCGACGACATCGAGTTTTACGCCATCGACCCGCGCGAGGCGCCGCAGGAGCGTGCCGAGGTGCGCGAACTGCTGGCGCAGTGCGACCTGGACCTCGAGGAAGGCATCGAGACCTTCGTCGTCGGGCGCCACGGCCGCCGGCTGGTGGCCTGCGCCGGGCTGGACCACAACATCGTCAAGTGCGTGGCCACGGCGCCCGACTGGCGCGGCAGCTCGCTGTCGCTGACGCTGATGAGCGAGATCGTGCACCTGGCGCTCGAACGCGGCCATCTGCACCTGTTCCTGTACACGCGGCCGCGCAACGTCGAGTTCTTCGCCGGCTGCGGCTTCCACGCGCTGGCCGAGGTGCCGGGCCACGTCAGCCTGATGGAGAACACGCCGGTGGGCATCAGCGGCTACTGCCGCCGCCTGGCCGCCGAGCGCCGGCCCGGGCAGCGCATCGGCTGCATCGTGATGAACGCCAACCCGTTCACGCGCGGCCACGAATACCTGGTGCGGCTGGCTGCGGCGCAGTGCGACTGGCTGCACCTGTTCGTCGTGCGCGAGGACGTCTCGCAGTTCTCCTACCGCGACCGCTTCGCGCTGGTTCACAAGGGCGTCGCCGGCGTGCCGCGGCTGACGCTGCACCACGGCTCGGAGTACATGGTCTCGCGCGCCAGCTTTCCCGACTACTTCTTCAAGGAGAAGGGCATCGTCGGCGACTGCTGCACCGCGATCGACCTGCTGCTGTTCCGCGACTACATCGCGCCGGCGCTGGGCGTGACGCACCGCTTCGTCGGCACCGAGCCCTTCTGCGCGACCACGCGCAAATACAACGCCGACATGCAGTACTGGCTGCAGCAGGCGCCTTCGGCGGCGCCGCCGGTGGCCGTCGTCGAGGTGCCGCGCACGTCCTGCGAGGGCGTGCCGATCTCGGCGTCCGAGGTGCGGCGGCTGCTGCGCGCCGGCCATCCGGGCCGCATCGCGTCGCTGGTGCCGCCGGACACGCTGCAACTGCTCAACGACAAGTACTCGCCCGTGTTCCGCCGCGAGCGGCCGGAGGTGAGTGCCTAG